The genomic region TGCTAAGGATGTTGCATTTACATTTAACACCGCAGCAGATGCCAGTGGAAGTGTGGATCTTTCCATGCTGGAAAAAGCCACAGCCACAGATGATGCTACTATTGAATTCACATTAAGCGACAATCAGGCTACATTTATCAATAAACTTGCAGTTATCGGAATTGTCCCGGAACATGCATACGATGAGAACTATGGTCAGAATCCAATCGGTTCCGGTCCTTACCAGTTCGTACAATGGGATAAAGGACAGCAGGTAATTCTGGAAGCAAATCCTTATTACTACGGAGATGAACCTTACTTCAAAAAACTCACCATTGTGTTCATGGAAGCAGATACTGCTTTTGCAGCTGCTAAATCCGGTCAGATAGACCTGGCAGAAATCCCGGCATCCTATGCAAATCAGGAAGTTGACGGAATGAAAATAGTAGCTCTTGAGTCCATTGACGCTCGTGGAATTAGCTTCCCAACACAGCCAGATACAGGTGAAACATCTGAGGATGGATACGCAATTGGAAACGATGTGACATCTGATGTTGCGATCAGAAAAGCACTGAACATAGGAATTGACAGGCAGACACTGGTAGATGGTGCACTGAACGGACAGGGTGAAGAAGAATTCACAGGTGTTGACAAGCTACCATGGGGAAATGAAGAAGCTATTATTGAAGACGGAAACGTTGAGGAAGCAAAGAAAATATTAAGCGATGCCGGATGGGAAGATACTGACGGTGATGGCATTGTAGAAAAGGACGGCGTTAAGGCTGAATTTACTCTCCTGTACGCTGCCAGTGCACAGGAAAGGCAGGCTCTTGCTGTTGCTGTTTCTGAGGAAGCAAAGGAGCTTGGAATCAATATAATTCCTGAGGGTGCAAGCTGGGACAAAATCGATACCCTTGCTCTTTCAACCCCTGTTGTTTTCGGTTACGGTTCACTTGACCCAACCGACCTGTACCTGAAATACTACAGTGAAAGCTACGACCCTTCAAGTTACAACAACATAATAATGTACAGCAACCCGACCGTAGATTCCTATTTAAGAAACGCAATTACCAGCTCAGACCAGAATATTGCAAATGAGAACTGGCAACTGGCAGCATGGGACGGTGAAACAGGATTCTCTCCAAAAGGCGATGCTACCTGGATGTGGATGGCAACACTTGATTACCTCTATATCATGGATGAGGACCTTGACATAGGAACTCCTAAAATACAGCCACACGGCGCTGATATTTTTGGAAATATCCTGGAATGGAAACGCACGGAAAACTAAATTTGAGGTTTTATGAAACTGAGGATTAATTATCCTCAGTTTAACCTTTTTTAATGATTTAATTGGCTTTTCAAAAATCAAATCCACAATAAATCACACAAAATCACAAACTTGCTGGAATGGATATTGGAGGTTAAAAATTGTGAATTACAAAAAATTAAGTATTTTTATGGGGAAAAAAACCCTCAAATTAGTTTTTCTTTTAATTGTTGTTTGTATGGCCAGTTTCTGGATCGTAGAGCAATCACCCATCGATCCGGTCAGGGCCTATATAGGAGAAATGAGCATTCAGCCGGAACAAAAAGCAAAGCTGGAAGAATATTGGGGTGTAAACACTCCTGCTCATGAAAAGTTCCTTAACTGGGCTGAAAATTTACTAAAAGGAGATCTAGGCACTTCACTGATATACAGGATGCCTGTGACTGAGGTTGTTAAAGAACGGTTTGCTGCTTCTCTTATACTTAT from Methanolobus tindarius DSM 2278 harbors:
- a CDS encoding ABC transporter substrate-binding protein; this encodes MKKSLGILLAGMLLIGVVAISGCTDTNMEVADTEETTATNDELIAAVGTHGGEPESGFNPITGWGYNHEPLIQSTLFKKDSNGDLINDLATDYTVSDDGITWIVTIRDDVKFHDGEALTAKDVAFTFNTAADASGSVDLSMLEKATATDDATIEFTLSDNQATFINKLAVIGIVPEHAYDENYGQNPIGSGPYQFVQWDKGQQVILEANPYYYGDEPYFKKLTIVFMEADTAFAAAKSGQIDLAEIPASYANQEVDGMKIVALESIDARGISFPTQPDTGETSEDGYAIGNDVTSDVAIRKALNIGIDRQTLVDGALNGQGEEEFTGVDKLPWGNEEAIIEDGNVEEAKKILSDAGWEDTDGDGIVEKDGVKAEFTLLYAASAQERQALAVAVSEEAKELGINIIPEGASWDKIDTLALSTPVVFGYGSLDPTDLYLKYYSESYDPSSYNNIIMYSNPTVDSYLRNAITSSDQNIANENWQLAAWDGETGFSPKGDATWMWMATLDYLYIMDEDLDIGTPKIQPHGADIFGNILEWKRTEN